In Microvenator marinus, one genomic interval encodes:
- a CDS encoding Ig-like domain-containing alpha-2-macroglobulin family protein, with product MGERPADAPPLATLDSFEPVDTREDVPLEFTAEDGRPPGENIEALPTPETKPLNESQIQALFKRLPDLKSELADKKAFAKRPASTPPPKTGTTVVGEFPPASDRERPTDVEVDKDEPLKVLRYQPEGDIPIAPKVSVTFNLPMVAVTSHTDTVKDGVPVKMDPMPEGQWRWVGAKTLLFESFGERMPMATDYKVTIPADTKAMTGNALDKETTFTFSTPPVTVESFYPEYGTYALEQPVFLQFDQAINRTDILEHIEVRAGAKIIPMRLATAKSLEAFPEFENLGKDVPENRWLIIEPTEPYPYNTTVQTTLKVGAPSAEGPKRTTSTQQTAFQTYGPLRITEHRCGWQGCRPHDTFSFRLSNQLDPEKWDDSMVKVEPSYPDMVVHQNGNWISIGGMKPGRRKYTVTFSADVEDEFGQKLEGERTYTFDVGAALPALTATSGQFVVLDPAAGPKYTVFSTNYKNVRLKAWQVTESDWRDYLLYAEDWRHWGKKSVKPPGRLVFDGAIKLNFKADELVQTDIDLTKQFGKGRHLVVEILPGDPDKSAEAVHNRYQPEFRTWIHRTNIGLDAFMDNEEFTGWATDLTTGKPLQGVTISLPGSNAKGVTGANGTVTFALPAASSELTGIMVGTKGDDTSFLPEVFYSRGTSQFYKKNYGSQMRWMVFDDRGMYKPSEEVHIKGFVRNIEMEKGGDMSLVSGSPKFDWTVYDAQNVELAKGQTETTALGGFDLKFKLPDTPNLGYARIEFRNYGYHTHSFQIQEFRTPEFEVSARAPEGPHLMDAEASATVSANYYAGGALTNAEVNWSIQATESSYTPPNQSKYSFGMWTPWWRAYNQSGGNTTYQSLSAKTDAAGEHTVQLKFGKKLPPKPMSVKASATVMDVNRQAWTSATNLLVHPSLFYVGMRSERYFVEQGEPLEVKLVVSDIDGNLTANRPVKVRASRVKYSWKNGEYVEELADTQECDFTSSEAEHTCTFKSDVGGTYKIAATTVDDYGRPNYTEITRWVSGGKVPLSRKVTMEEATLIPDKEVYAVGDTAEILVQSPFVPAEGIMTIRRQGIVEQKRFTMTESTTVLNVPLKSAYIPNVFVGVDLVGAAPRLDARGEPDTKLPKRPAIASGMLAIKVPPTERILDVQIKPSATRVAPGTKTSVALEVKDANGNPVKDAEVAIVVVDEAVLALSSYAMQDPMAIFYADRADGMQALHQRPYVELVDPAALQPVEEAPMGSSADKGSREMMKKSAPRRARAEAPMEEAAAPAPMAMAMADSEMEMDEGAPVDVGGASDAPIAARTNFNPLALFAPAKRTDASGRISVDIQMPDNLTRYRIMAVAVQGANKFGTSESNVTARLPVMVRPSAPRFLNFGDKFELPIVVQNQTDDPMTVFVATRASNLTYTAGQGLSVQVPANERVEVRFPATTQEAGTARFQVGVSADTKVGNFSDAAEIALPVWTPATSEAFATYGEIDKGAIAQPVKFPEEVWPQFGELEVTTSSTALQSLTDAFLYLYHYDYECAEQISSRMISVAALRDVLTAFKAEGMPSAAEVQKSMSRDIEELVDRQNYDGGFGFWRRGQPSWPYVSLHAAHALQRAKMKGYAVPDQALQRAKNHLQNIENYIPHYYGEWTRLHIISYSLYVRGLMGEYDTAKAREVMRRAGKLEDLSFESVGWLLGVFANKEKGAPEVAEIRRFLNNRVTETAGNAHFAAAMNDGHHLILHSDRRADGVILEALMDDQPKTDLVPKIVKGLMAHRKKGRWGNTQENAFVLLALDKYFNIYEKETPDFVARVWLGDQFAGEHKFKGRTTEQHEIDIPMSFVAEHVKDTTNLYLQKDGKGRLYYRIGMNYAPKSLFVDAADHGFTVERTYEGMDSPHDVKLRPDGVWEVRAGARVKIKLTMVAETRRYHVALVDPIPAGFETLNPALATTEDLPQDQAMNSGRGGFHWWWWSRPWFEHQNMRDERTEAYTSLLWGGVHEYTYYARATTPGEFVVPPTKAEEMYSPETFGRSASARVVVK from the coding sequence ATGGGAGAAAGACCCGCTGACGCCCCCCCTTTAGCTACTTTGGATAGTTTTGAGCCCGTCGACACGCGAGAAGATGTTCCCCTGGAATTCACGGCCGAGGATGGCAGACCTCCGGGCGAGAACATCGAGGCGCTCCCAACTCCTGAAACGAAGCCTCTGAATGAGTCCCAGATCCAGGCTCTCTTCAAGAGGCTGCCAGATCTCAAGTCTGAACTTGCGGACAAGAAAGCCTTTGCAAAACGCCCTGCCTCTACCCCTCCTCCAAAAACCGGAACAACCGTTGTAGGCGAGTTTCCGCCCGCATCCGACCGCGAGCGCCCGACCGACGTCGAGGTAGACAAAGACGAGCCGCTCAAGGTTCTCAGATACCAACCCGAAGGCGATATCCCGATTGCCCCAAAGGTATCGGTCACGTTCAATCTTCCAATGGTGGCCGTGACCTCGCACACAGACACGGTCAAAGACGGCGTGCCGGTGAAGATGGACCCGATGCCCGAAGGTCAATGGCGCTGGGTCGGCGCCAAGACCTTACTCTTTGAGAGCTTCGGCGAGCGCATGCCCATGGCAACCGACTACAAGGTGACCATCCCCGCAGATACTAAGGCCATGACGGGGAACGCCCTCGACAAAGAGACCACGTTCACCTTCAGCACGCCACCTGTAACCGTGGAGTCTTTCTATCCAGAATACGGGACCTACGCGCTCGAACAGCCGGTCTTCTTGCAATTCGATCAAGCCATCAATCGCACGGATATCCTCGAGCATATCGAGGTCCGTGCGGGCGCAAAAATCATCCCGATGAGGCTCGCGACAGCCAAATCCCTCGAGGCTTTCCCAGAGTTCGAGAATCTTGGGAAAGATGTGCCCGAGAACCGTTGGCTCATCATCGAGCCCACCGAGCCTTACCCTTACAACACCACCGTGCAGACAACGCTAAAGGTTGGCGCCCCGAGCGCCGAAGGCCCCAAGCGCACCACATCGACCCAACAAACCGCCTTTCAAACCTATGGCCCGTTAAGGATTACCGAGCACCGATGCGGCTGGCAGGGGTGTCGTCCACATGACACCTTCTCTTTCCGACTGAGCAACCAACTCGATCCCGAAAAATGGGACGATTCGATGGTCAAAGTCGAGCCGAGCTACCCCGATATGGTGGTGCATCAAAATGGCAACTGGATCTCGATCGGGGGCATGAAACCGGGCCGAAGAAAGTACACCGTCACGTTCTCCGCCGATGTCGAAGACGAGTTCGGTCAAAAGCTTGAGGGTGAGCGCACTTACACGTTCGATGTCGGTGCGGCACTTCCCGCACTCACCGCGACCTCCGGGCAGTTTGTGGTGCTCGACCCCGCAGCGGGCCCAAAATACACGGTCTTCTCCACAAACTATAAGAACGTTCGGCTCAAAGCATGGCAGGTCACCGAATCCGATTGGAGAGACTATCTGCTCTACGCCGAAGACTGGAGACATTGGGGCAAAAAGTCCGTCAAACCCCCGGGCCGCCTCGTGTTTGACGGTGCAATCAAGCTCAACTTCAAAGCCGACGAACTCGTTCAGACCGATATCGACCTGACCAAACAATTTGGAAAGGGTCGCCACCTGGTCGTAGAGATCTTGCCAGGCGACCCCGACAAGAGCGCCGAGGCTGTCCATAACCGCTACCAACCCGAATTCAGAACCTGGATTCACCGCACCAATATTGGTCTTGACGCCTTTATGGACAACGAGGAATTCACGGGTTGGGCCACCGATCTGACCACTGGTAAACCGCTTCAAGGGGTCACGATCTCTTTGCCGGGCTCAAACGCCAAGGGTGTTACAGGTGCCAATGGTACCGTTACTTTCGCCCTTCCCGCCGCGTCGTCCGAACTAACCGGCATCATGGTAGGAACCAAAGGTGACGACACGAGCTTCCTACCAGAAGTCTTCTATTCACGGGGTACTTCGCAATTCTACAAAAAGAACTACGGCTCGCAGATGCGTTGGATGGTCTTCGACGATCGTGGCATGTACAAGCCCAGCGAAGAAGTTCATATCAAAGGATTTGTCCGAAACATTGAGATGGAGAAAGGCGGCGATATGAGCCTCGTGTCTGGCTCTCCCAAGTTCGATTGGACCGTCTACGACGCCCAAAACGTCGAGCTCGCCAAGGGACAAACCGAAACCACTGCGCTTGGAGGCTTCGACCTCAAGTTTAAGCTCCCGGACACCCCAAATCTTGGCTACGCACGGATTGAGTTTAGGAATTACGGCTACCATACCCACTCCTTCCAGATTCAGGAGTTCCGCACCCCCGAGTTTGAGGTCAGCGCTCGCGCACCCGAAGGCCCGCACCTTATGGACGCTGAGGCGAGTGCAACCGTCTCCGCTAATTATTATGCGGGTGGGGCACTCACCAACGCCGAGGTCAACTGGTCCATTCAGGCCACTGAATCCTCTTACACGCCGCCCAATCAGTCCAAGTACAGCTTCGGCATGTGGACCCCTTGGTGGCGCGCCTACAATCAGTCTGGCGGCAACACCACGTATCAAAGTCTGAGCGCTAAGACAGACGCGGCAGGCGAGCACACCGTGCAATTGAAATTCGGCAAGAAGCTTCCTCCAAAGCCGATGAGTGTGAAGGCGTCGGCCACCGTGATGGACGTCAACCGTCAGGCATGGACTTCTGCAACGAATCTCTTGGTCCACCCGAGCCTCTTCTACGTAGGTATGCGCTCCGAGCGATACTTCGTTGAGCAGGGCGAACCTCTTGAAGTCAAGCTGGTCGTCAGTGATATCGATGGCAACCTGACCGCGAATCGTCCAGTGAAAGTCCGCGCCTCCCGCGTGAAATACTCGTGGAAGAACGGCGAATATGTCGAAGAACTGGCGGACACCCAGGAATGTGATTTCACCTCGTCCGAGGCTGAGCATACCTGCACGTTTAAGTCCGATGTTGGCGGAACCTACAAGATCGCGGCGACCACCGTGGACGACTACGGCCGCCCAAATTACACCGAAATCACGCGCTGGGTCTCTGGCGGCAAAGTCCCTCTTTCCCGCAAGGTGACTATGGAAGAGGCGACACTCATTCCTGATAAGGAAGTCTACGCCGTAGGTGATACCGCAGAAATCTTGGTGCAAAGCCCGTTTGTGCCTGCTGAAGGCATCATGACGATCAGACGCCAGGGTATCGTGGAGCAGAAACGGTTCACCATGACCGAGTCTACAACGGTGCTCAACGTGCCGCTCAAGAGCGCGTACATCCCGAATGTCTTTGTTGGCGTGGACCTCGTTGGAGCCGCACCACGTCTCGACGCCCGGGGCGAACCAGATACAAAGCTCCCCAAACGGCCGGCAATTGCCTCGGGGATGCTCGCCATCAAAGTTCCACCGACCGAGCGAATCCTCGATGTTCAGATCAAGCCATCGGCTACCCGCGTGGCACCAGGCACCAAAACAAGCGTTGCGCTTGAGGTCAAGGACGCCAATGGAAACCCCGTCAAAGACGCCGAAGTTGCTATTGTAGTCGTAGACGAGGCGGTGCTCGCCCTGAGCAGCTACGCCATGCAAGATCCGATGGCCATCTTCTACGCCGACCGCGCGGATGGAATGCAAGCCTTGCATCAACGCCCCTACGTGGAGCTCGTGGACCCAGCGGCACTTCAGCCCGTTGAGGAAGCACCGATGGGCTCGAGCGCCGACAAAGGCTCCCGAGAGATGATGAAGAAGTCCGCTCCGAGGCGCGCACGCGCTGAGGCTCCGATGGAGGAAGCTGCTGCGCCAGCACCCATGGCCATGGCCATGGCTGATTCCGAGATGGAGATGGACGAAGGAGCTCCCGTCGACGTGGGTGGTGCCTCCGACGCACCCATCGCCGCTCGAACAAACTTCAACCCATTGGCACTCTTCGCCCCGGCCAAACGCACCGATGCATCCGGTAGAATCTCCGTGGACATCCAGATGCCGGACAACCTAACGCGTTACCGAATCATGGCCGTCGCGGTTCAAGGCGCGAACAAATTCGGCACATCCGAGAGCAATGTCACGGCGCGTCTCCCTGTCATGGTGCGCCCAAGTGCGCCTCGCTTCCTGAACTTCGGGGACAAATTCGAGCTTCCCATCGTGGTTCAGAACCAGACGGACGACCCGATGACGGTCTTCGTGGCAACCCGCGCCTCGAACCTGACCTACACAGCAGGGCAGGGGCTTAGCGTTCAAGTACCGGCTAACGAGCGTGTGGAAGTTCGCTTTCCGGCAACCACTCAGGAAGCCGGCACCGCCCGGTTCCAGGTCGGAGTTTCGGCAGATACCAAAGTTGGAAACTTTTCCGACGCAGCCGAGATCGCACTGCCCGTCTGGACACCCGCTACGAGCGAAGCATTCGCAACCTACGGCGAGATCGACAAGGGGGCCATTGCTCAACCCGTAAAATTCCCAGAAGAAGTCTGGCCGCAATTTGGCGAGCTCGAGGTCACGACCTCGTCCACAGCCTTGCAGTCGCTCACAGACGCCTTCCTCTATCTCTACCACTACGACTATGAGTGTGCAGAGCAGATCTCCTCGCGCATGATCTCGGTGGCGGCGCTACGCGACGTGCTCACAGCGTTCAAGGCTGAGGGTATGCCGTCGGCAGCAGAAGTTCAGAAGTCGATGAGCCGCGATATCGAAGAGTTGGTCGACCGACAAAACTACGATGGTGGATTCGGATTCTGGCGCCGCGGGCAGCCTTCGTGGCCGTACGTAAGCCTGCATGCCGCTCATGCGCTGCAGCGCGCCAAGATGAAGGGCTACGCCGTTCCAGACCAGGCTCTGCAGCGTGCGAAGAATCACCTTCAAAATATCGAGAACTACATCCCGCATTATTACGGGGAGTGGACTCGACTGCATATCATTTCCTACTCACTCTACGTGCGCGGCCTGATGGGTGAGTACGATACGGCAAAAGCGCGTGAGGTAATGCGAAGAGCTGGCAAGCTCGAAGACCTCTCGTTTGAATCTGTGGGTTGGTTGCTCGGTGTCTTCGCCAACAAAGAAAAGGGCGCACCAGAGGTGGCTGAGATTCGTCGGTTCCTCAACAACCGCGTCACAGAAACCGCCGGTAACGCTCACTTTGCGGCAGCGATGAACGACGGCCACCACCTCATTCTTCACTCCGACCGCCGTGCAGACGGTGTGATCCTTGAGGCGCTGATGGACGACCAGCCGAAGACCGACCTGGTACCGAAGATCGTCAAGGGCCTCATGGCGCACCGCAAGAAAGGCCGCTGGGGTAATACCCAGGAGAACGCCTTCGTGCTCCTCGCCCTGGATAAGTACTTCAATATCTATGAGAAAGAGACACCCGACTTTGTGGCTCGCGTGTGGCTCGGTGACCAGTTTGCCGGTGAGCATAAATTCAAAGGCAGAACCACCGAGCAGCATGAGATCGACATTCCGATGAGCTTTGTGGCGGAGCACGTCAAAGACACCACAAATCTCTATCTGCAAAAAGACGGAAAGGGTCGTCTCTACTACCGCATCGGTATGAACTACGCGCCTAAGTCCCTCTTTGTGGACGCGGCCGATCACGGCTTCACCGTGGAGAGAACCTATGAAGGCATGGACAGCCCACACGACGTCAAACTTCGGCCAGACGGCGTTTGGGAGGTCAGGGCGGGTGCGCGTGTGAAAATCAAGCTCACCATGGTGGCTGAGACCAGACGCTACCATGTCGCCCTTGTTGACCCGATTCCAGCCGGCTTTGAAACGCTAAACCCCGCGTTGGCCACTACTGAAGATCTGCCTCAGGATCAGGCGATGAACTCGGGTCGTGGAGGCTTCCATTGGTGGTGGTGGAGTCGGCCGTGGTTTGAGCACCAGAATATGCGAGATGAGCGCACTGAGGCCTATACCTCGCTACTCTGGGGCGGTGTGCACGAATACACCTACTACGCGCGCGCAACTACGCCCGGCGAGTTTGTGGTGCCGCCTACCAAAGCCGAGGAGATGTATTCACCTGAAACCTTTGGTCGCAGTGCGAGTGCCCGCGTAGTGGTCAAGTAG
- a CDS encoding Ig-like domain-containing protein, whose translation MMRQIMVVVGFVLVFGACGEEEAGPNDNGITVLPDMGSNTQDMGSDGTDSDTGEDASQDIPEAEPEFRLVLQPRPLLLARQEQARITAALVDDEGGELEIETIEFTSLNPEIASVDDGGLIFALAPGDAIIQVTANQVYTATIGVTVYTLYDSLALGEEHSCATKADGRVVCWGANDFAQAGATDEANLVPEEVQVAGEAPGIDVFAGAFHSCVVQTSGVARCWGNNANGELGDDEGGSRPSATTSLSFATAVREAALGDGFTCLKLQDDTLRCVGDNRNQIVESSSVQTIRSPVITQEGQEFIEIAAGRAHMCGITPEFRVLCWGDNSAGQLGPMGPDEGSHSPIPLNTGNYISISAYDDYTCAYSPIVGLECWGESSGGFGEAGVTQSETPVAVDIPAGALRDLAVGADFGCVVVDDNVICWGENSSGQLGDQTTTSRPTAAPAVGGTGLFPIDCGRAHCCGISQTGDLFCWGENQNGQVGDGSTTDRRVPTYIFPTAF comes from the coding sequence ATGATGCGCCAAATAATGGTGGTCGTGGGGTTTGTTCTGGTTTTTGGAGCGTGCGGTGAAGAAGAGGCGGGGCCTAATGATAATGGAATCACGGTCCTACCTGATATGGGGTCCAACACGCAGGATATGGGCTCGGATGGCACCGACTCTGATACCGGCGAGGACGCATCTCAAGATATCCCCGAAGCAGAGCCCGAGTTTCGGCTCGTCCTTCAGCCTCGCCCTTTGCTGCTTGCCAGGCAGGAACAAGCTCGGATCACCGCGGCGCTGGTAGATGACGAAGGCGGAGAGTTGGAGATCGAAACCATCGAGTTTACCTCCCTCAATCCTGAAATTGCTTCTGTGGACGATGGGGGCCTTATCTTTGCTCTCGCCCCTGGTGATGCCATCATTCAGGTGACCGCCAATCAGGTGTATACGGCAACAATCGGCGTGACCGTGTACACGCTTTACGACTCCCTGGCCCTCGGGGAAGAGCACTCATGCGCGACCAAAGCCGACGGACGCGTGGTGTGTTGGGGTGCAAATGATTTTGCACAAGCTGGGGCCACTGATGAGGCGAACTTGGTTCCTGAGGAAGTGCAAGTGGCCGGAGAAGCACCCGGCATCGACGTCTTTGCCGGCGCGTTTCACTCGTGTGTGGTGCAAACGAGCGGCGTCGCGCGTTGTTGGGGAAACAATGCCAATGGAGAACTTGGGGACGATGAGGGAGGTAGCCGACCATCTGCAACCACCTCGCTCAGCTTCGCGACCGCCGTTCGCGAGGCCGCGCTAGGTGACGGTTTCACCTGCCTAAAACTTCAGGACGATACGTTGCGATGCGTTGGCGATAATCGAAATCAAATCGTTGAAAGCTCGTCTGTGCAAACCATCCGTTCACCCGTGATTACGCAAGAAGGCCAAGAGTTCATAGAAATCGCCGCAGGGCGTGCTCATATGTGCGGCATCACGCCTGAATTCCGCGTCCTGTGTTGGGGAGATAACTCGGCCGGCCAGCTTGGCCCCATGGGCCCAGACGAAGGGTCGCACAGTCCCATTCCACTCAACACCGGCAACTACATCTCCATCTCCGCTTATGACGACTATACATGCGCCTATTCCCCTATCGTTGGGCTCGAATGCTGGGGTGAATCCAGCGGAGGCTTTGGCGAAGCCGGCGTGACTCAGTCCGAGACTCCCGTTGCCGTAGATATTCCGGCCGGAGCATTGCGCGATTTGGCCGTGGGCGCCGACTTTGGATGTGTTGTGGTGGACGATAACGTGATTTGTTGGGGAGAAAATTCGAGCGGGCAACTCGGTGACCAAACCACCACCTCAAGGCCTACTGCGGCCCCAGCCGTGGGCGGTACCGGGCTCTTCCCGATAGATTGTGGGCGCGCACATTGTTGTGGCATCTCGCAAACAGGTGACCTCTTCTGTTGGGGAGAAAACCAAAACGGGCAGGTCGGAGACGGCTCCACCACGGATCGCCGCGTGCCCACCTATATTTTCCCGACCGCATTCTGA